A genomic stretch from Theropithecus gelada isolate Dixy chromosome 2, Tgel_1.0, whole genome shotgun sequence includes:
- the FAM107A gene encoding protein FAM107A isoform X1, producing the protein MGAAQGKKKTYSPQARFHSENEKQRRNGSAAMYSEIQRERADIGGLMARPEYREWNPELIKPKKLLNPVKASRSHQELHRELLMNHRRGLGVDSKPELQRVLEHRRRNQLIKKKKEELEAKRLQCPFEQELLRRQQRLNQLEKPPEKEEDHAPEFIKVRENLRRIATLTSEERAL; encoded by the exons AAAACATACTCTCCTCAGGCCAGATTTCATAGTGAAAATGAGAAGCAAAGACGAAATGGCTCAG CCGCCATGTACTCGGAGATCCAGAGGGAGCGGGCGGACATCGGGGGCCTGATGGCCCGGCCAGAATACAGAGAGTGGAATCCGGAGCTCATCAAGCCCAAGAAGCTGCTGAACCCCGTGAAGGCCTCTCGGAGTCACCAGGAGCTCCACCGGGAGCTGCTCATGAACCACAGAAG ggGCCTTGGTGTGGACAGCAAGCCAGAGCTGCAGCGTGTCCTGGAGCATCGCCGGCGGAACCAGCTCatcaagaagaagaaggaggagctGGAAGCCAAGCGGCTGCAGTGCCCCTTTGAGCAGGAGCTGTTGAGACGGCAGCAGAGGCTGAACCAG CTGGAAAAACCACCGGAGAAGGAAGAGGATCACGCCCCGGAGTTTATTAAAGTCAGGGAAAACCTGCGGAGAATTGCCACACTGACCAGCGAAGAGAGAGCGCTGTAG
- the FAM107A gene encoding protein FAM107A isoform X2: MAQRLGEWARGPSDATGLYRAVLLRSAAMYSEIQRERADIGGLMARPEYREWNPELIKPKKLLNPVKASRSHQELHRELLMNHRRGLGVDSKPELQRVLEHRRRNQLIKKKKEELEAKRLQCPFEQELLRRQQRLNQLEKPPEKEEDHAPEFIKVRENLRRIATLTSEERAL; encoded by the exons ATGGCGCAGAGGTTGGGCGAGTGGGCCCGGGGGCCCTCCGATGCCACCGGACTCTACCGGGCTGTGCTGCTCAGGTCGG CCGCCATGTACTCGGAGATCCAGAGGGAGCGGGCGGACATCGGGGGCCTGATGGCCCGGCCAGAATACAGAGAGTGGAATCCGGAGCTCATCAAGCCCAAGAAGCTGCTGAACCCCGTGAAGGCCTCTCGGAGTCACCAGGAGCTCCACCGGGAGCTGCTCATGAACCACAGAAG ggGCCTTGGTGTGGACAGCAAGCCAGAGCTGCAGCGTGTCCTGGAGCATCGCCGGCGGAACCAGCTCatcaagaagaagaaggaggagctGGAAGCCAAGCGGCTGCAGTGCCCCTTTGAGCAGGAGCTGTTGAGACGGCAGCAGAGGCTGAACCAG CTGGAAAAACCACCGGAGAAGGAAGAGGATCACGCCCCGGAGTTTATTAAAGTCAGGGAAAACCTGCGGAGAATTGCCACACTGACCAGCGAAGAGAGAGCGCTGTAG
- the FAM107A gene encoding protein FAM107A isoform X3 — translation MYSEIQRERADIGGLMARPEYREWNPELIKPKKLLNPVKASRSHQELHRELLMNHRRGLGVDSKPELQRVLEHRRRNQLIKKKKEELEAKRLQCPFEQELLRRQQRLNQRRESAVGPAARLRPPPTLAWTPSSSPSAPGSPGPQALGRL, via the exons ATGTACTCGGAGATCCAGAGGGAGCGGGCGGACATCGGGGGCCTGATGGCCCGGCCAGAATACAGAGAGTGGAATCCGGAGCTCATCAAGCCCAAGAAGCTGCTGAACCCCGTGAAGGCCTCTCGGAGTCACCAGGAGCTCCACCGGGAGCTGCTCATGAACCACAGAAG ggGCCTTGGTGTGGACAGCAAGCCAGAGCTGCAGCGTGTCCTGGAGCATCGCCGGCGGAACCAGCTCatcaagaagaagaaggaggagctGGAAGCCAAGCGGCTGCAGTGCCCCTTTGAGCAGGAGCTGTTGAGACGGCAGCAGAGGCTGAACCAG CGAAGAGAGAGCGCTGTAGGACCAGCTGCCAGGCTCAGGCCAccacccaccctggcctggaCACCCTCCTCCAGCCCTTCTGCACCTGGCAGCCCTGGGCCCCAGGCCTTGGGACGTCTGTGA
- the FAM107A gene encoding protein FAM107A isoform X4: MYSEIQRERADIGGLMARPEYREWNPELIKPKKLLNPVKASRSHQELHRELLMNHRRGLGVDSKPELQRVLEHRRRNQLIKKKKEELEAKRLQCPFEQELLRRQQRLNQLEKPPEKEEDHAPEFIKVRENLRRIATLTSEERAL, encoded by the exons ATGTACTCGGAGATCCAGAGGGAGCGGGCGGACATCGGGGGCCTGATGGCCCGGCCAGAATACAGAGAGTGGAATCCGGAGCTCATCAAGCCCAAGAAGCTGCTGAACCCCGTGAAGGCCTCTCGGAGTCACCAGGAGCTCCACCGGGAGCTGCTCATGAACCACAGAAG ggGCCTTGGTGTGGACAGCAAGCCAGAGCTGCAGCGTGTCCTGGAGCATCGCCGGCGGAACCAGCTCatcaagaagaagaaggaggagctGGAAGCCAAGCGGCTGCAGTGCCCCTTTGAGCAGGAGCTGTTGAGACGGCAGCAGAGGCTGAACCAG CTGGAAAAACCACCGGAGAAGGAAGAGGATCACGCCCCGGAGTTTATTAAAGTCAGGGAAAACCTGCGGAGAATTGCCACACTGACCAGCGAAGAGAGAGCGCTGTAG